Proteins encoded together in one Coffea arabica cultivar ET-39 chromosome 2c, Coffea Arabica ET-39 HiFi, whole genome shotgun sequence window:
- the LOC113725095 gene encoding uncharacterized protein isoform X1, whose product MAANVNPNPTPEANAVAIPEIGPDGLRRESPVIAYTEQKIEEEQLQLQKYIQENYSKIRDVERELANLSMEMKLTSGPKKAALEHMRKKIEISNEKIRLARQKEELARKAWEEASKAVKDEEAFKQKLCEDLNNLVQESSNAQLARLEELKRRLEALNPSRSSASVPIDGVPLEHSPSNRTQDAALGTASVQVANGSSGQISSQGNAGHGPITNGNQGLPAYNEGRGKKKTVLQGRGKGIGAVPKGRGSAAPGWTGAGFDVDGRS is encoded by the exons ATGGCTGCCAATGTCAACCCCAATCCCACTCCTGAGGCCAATGCCGTTGCTATCCCCGAGATCGGACCCGATGGCCTCCGTCGAGAATCTCCTGTCATTGCCTACACCGAGCAG AAAATCGAGGAAGAGCAGCTTCAATTGCAAAA gTACATTCAGGAAAACTATTCCAAGATTCGTGATGTTGAACGAGAATTGGCAAATCTTTCCATGGAGATGAAACTTACATCTGGCCCAAAAAAAGCAG CTCTTGAGCACATGAGAAAGAAGATAGAAATCTCGAATGAGAAAATTCGTCTTGCTAGGCAAAAGGAGGAACTTGCAAGAAAG gcTTGGGAAGAAGCATCAAAGGCAGTAAAAGATGAGGAAGCATTTAAGCAGAAGCTTTGCGAAGATTTGAATAACCTG GTACAAGAGAGTAGTAATGCTCAATTAGCTAGACTAGAGGAATTGAAAAGGCGGCTGGAAGCTCTGAATCCTAGCAGATCATCCGCATCTGTCCCAATT GATGGTGTTCCATTGGAACATTCACCCAGCAATAGAACTCAAGATGCTGCCTTAGGTACAGCTAGTGTGCAAGTAGCTAATGGATCTTCTGGACAGATATCTAGTCAAGGTAATGCAGGACATGGTCCAATAACAAATGGAAACCAAGGGCTTCCTGCATACAATGAAGGTAGAGGGAAGAAAAAAACTGTGCTACAAGGGAGGGGAAAGGGAATTGGAGCAGTACCCAAGGGTAGAGGTTCTGCAGCACCTGGGTGGACTGGGGCGGGTTTTGATGTTGATGGTAGAAGTTGA
- the LOC113725095 gene encoding uncharacterized protein isoform X2, translating into MAANVNPNPTPEANAVAIPEIGPDGLRRESPVIAYTEQKIEEEQLQLQKYIQENYSKIRDVERELANLSMEMKLTSGPKKAALEHMRKKIEISNEKIRLARQKEELARKAWEEASKAVKDEEAFKQKLCEDLNNLVQESSNAQLARLEELKRRLEALNPSRSSASVPIKS; encoded by the exons ATGGCTGCCAATGTCAACCCCAATCCCACTCCTGAGGCCAATGCCGTTGCTATCCCCGAGATCGGACCCGATGGCCTCCGTCGAGAATCTCCTGTCATTGCCTACACCGAGCAG AAAATCGAGGAAGAGCAGCTTCAATTGCAAAA gTACATTCAGGAAAACTATTCCAAGATTCGTGATGTTGAACGAGAATTGGCAAATCTTTCCATGGAGATGAAACTTACATCTGGCCCAAAAAAAGCAG CTCTTGAGCACATGAGAAAGAAGATAGAAATCTCGAATGAGAAAATTCGTCTTGCTAGGCAAAAGGAGGAACTTGCAAGAAAG gcTTGGGAAGAAGCATCAAAGGCAGTAAAAGATGAGGAAGCATTTAAGCAGAAGCTTTGCGAAGATTTGAATAACCTG GTACAAGAGAGTAGTAATGCTCAATTAGCTAGACTAGAGGAATTGAAAAGGCGGCTGGAAGCTCTGAATCCTAGCAGATCATCCGCATCTGTCCCAATT AAATCTTGA
- the LOC113725094 gene encoding probable fructokinase-7, translated as MADKPISDNLQRLSLNSKGDSVVKSPFVLCFGELLIDFVPTINGVSLAEAPAFKKAPGGAPANVAVCVARLGGSSAFIGKVGEDEFGHMLADVLKENKVDISGMRFDSSARTALAFVTLRADGEREFMFFRNPSADMLLRESELDIDLIKKAAIFHYGSISLIEEPCKSSHLAAMAIAKKSGSLLSYDPNLRLALWPSANAAREGIMSIWDQADIIKISEDEITFLTGGDDPYNDDVVLNKLFHPNLRLLLVSEGSQGCRYYTKQFKGRVPGLKVKPVDTTGAGDAFVGGLLGRLASDLNLYQDENRLREALYFANACGALTVTKNGAIPALPTIDEVERLVSEVAA; from the exons ATGGCTGATAAGCCCATTTCAG ATAATTTGCAAAGGCTTTCCTTGAATTCGAAGGGGGATTCTGTAGTGAAGAGCCCTTTTGTTTTGTGCTTTGGGGAATTGTTGATTGACTTTGTCCCAACAATTAATGGAGTTTCATTAGCTGAAGCTCCTGCCTTCAAAAAGGCTCCAGGTGGTGCTCCTGCTAATGTTGCTGTATGTGTAGCACGACTTGGAGGATCTTCAGCTTTTATAGGAAAG GTAGGAGAGGATGAGTTTGGACATATGTTGGCTGATGTACTGAAAGAAAACAAAGTTGATATTTCTGGTATGAGGTTTGATTCCTCAGCAAGAACTGCGTTGGCATTTGTTACACTCAGAGCTGATGGTGAGCGTGAATTTATGTTTTTCCGCAATCCGAGTGCTGATATGCTTCTTCGGGAGTCAGAACTTGATATTGACTTAATTAAAAAG GCAGCCATCTTCCACTATGGTTCAATTAGTTTGATTGAAGAGCCATGCAAGTCCTCACATCTAGCTGCAATGGCCATTGCAAAAAAGTCTGGGAGCTTACTGTCTTATGACCCAAATTTGAGATTGGCTTTGTGGCCTTCAGCTAATGCTGCTAGGGAGGGTATAATGAGTATATGGGACCAAGCAGATATTATCAAG ATAAGTGAGGATGAAATCACATTTCTGACTGGAGGTGATGATCCTTACAATGATGATGTGGTATTAAACAaactttttcatccaaatttgcgACTTCTACTGGTATCTGAAGGCTCACAGGGCTGCAGATATTACACAAAG CAATTCAAGGGAAGAGTTCCTGGTTTGAAAGTCAAACCTGTTGACACCACGGGTGCTGGTGACGCATTTGTTGGTGGATTATTGGGCAGATTGGCTTCTGACCTAAATCTTTATCAG GATGAGAATCGGTTGAGGGAGGCTCTATATTTTGCCAACGCCTGTGGTGCACTAACCGTAACAAAGAATGGAGCTATCCCTGCCCTTCCAACAATTGATGAAGTCGAACGACTTGTAAGCGAGGTCGCTGCTTGA